In the genome of Hippoglossus hippoglossus isolate fHipHip1 chromosome 12, fHipHip1.pri, whole genome shotgun sequence, one region contains:
- the LOC117771833 gene encoding protein SDA1 homolog isoform X3 has translation MSGRQSNKLPNNLPQLQNLIKRDPQSYVEEFLQQFRHYQSNIQIFKLQPDKPNKELAELVMFLAQVSHCYLQQLSSFPQELSGLLLSYHTVLQPDLRMTFCKAMILLRNKNLIDPTCLLELFFELLRCHDKLLRKTLYTHIVVDIKNINAKHKNNKVNTTLQNFMYTMLRDSNPIAAKISLDVMAELYKRNIWNDAKTVNVITTACFCKVTKIVVAGLKFFLGKDEDEKNDSDSDSEPEGPTTRDVMVKYSTGRKTSKNKKKMEKAMKVLKKHKKKAKVEVFNFSAIHLIHDPQDFSEKLLKQLESSKERFEVKIMMMELISRLVGIHELFLFNFYPFVQRFLQPHQREVTKILLCAAQASHQLVPPEVIEPVIMTIANNFVTDRNSGEVMTVGINAIKELTARCPLAINEDLLQDLALYKNHKDKNVMMSARGLIQLFRNLDPHMLLKKDRGRPTEASTEAKIRDYGELESKDYIPGAEVLEVEGEAKKEGEEDGEGWESASIGDEDEDGEWVDVHHSADEDAGEMAEKLQSIPVEERKAKAAAVSGSRLLTQDEFKKIRLVQMAKEVNNAPGKGQKRKIVTSDDEEDNRGELLTLRNIEKLHKKPKSDKETRLATAMEGRSDRKDFVRKHSKLNPHASTSNKEKRKNKNFMMMRHSQNVRTKGKRSFRDRQVTHRNTLSNCEPDGSFVFEAHEAWKDFHNSLRHFYEVGELCDVTLKVGSRLIPCHKLVLACVIPYFRAMFLSEMSEAKQNLIEIKDFDGDAIQDLVHFAYSSKLTLTVDNVQPLLYAACILQVELVARACCEYMKAHFHPTNCLAVRTFAESHNRVDLMDMADRYACEHFIEVVECEDFTCVSPQHLRTLLSSSELNIHSETQVYNAAVKWLRANPQHHEAWLDQIMSQVRLPLLPVEFLTGTVAKDEMIKGNLSCRDLMDEARNYHLHLSNKVVPDFEYSIHTVPRKHTAGVLFCVGGRGGSGDPFRSIECYSITKNSWFFGPEMNSRRRHVGVISVGGKVYAVGGHDGNEHLGNMEMFDPLTNKWMMKASMNTKRRGIALAALGGPIYAIGGLDDNSCFNDVERYDIESDCWSAVAPMNTPRGGVGSVALGSFVYAVGGNDGVASLSSVERFNPHLNKWTEVSEMGQRRAGNGVSKLNGCLYVVGGFDDNSPLSSVERFDPRMHRWEYVSELTTPRGGVGVATVMGRVFAVGGHNGNIYLNTVEAFEPRMNRWELVGSVSHCRAGAGVAVCSSHVSKIRDVGQGSSNVVNCM, from the exons ATGTCTGGTCGACAGAGCAACAAACTGCCAAACAATTTGCCACAACTGCAGAACCTCATCAAACGGGACCCGCAGTCGTACGTAGAGGAG TTCCTCCAGCAGTTCCGACACTACCAGTCCAATATCCAAATCTTCAAGCTGCAGCCGGACAAACCCAACAAGGAGCTGGCGGAGCTCGTCATGTTTTTAGCTCAG GTCAGTCACTGCtacctgcagcagctgtccAGCTTCCCCCAGGAGCTGTCCGGGTTACTACTGAGCTACCACACAGTCCTGCAGCCTGACCTACGAATG ACCTTCTGCAAAGCCATGATTCTTCTGAGGAACAAGAATCTGATCGACCCCACTTGTCTCCTGGAGCTCTTCTTTGAGCTGCTGCGATGTCACGACAAGCTGCTGAGGAAG acactgtacacacacattgttgttgatatcaaaaacatcaacgcaaagcacaaaaacaacaaggtcAACACA ACGTTACAGAACTTCATGTACACCATGCTGAGAGACAGTAATCCCATTGCAGCGAAGATCTCTTTAGATGTGATGGCGGAGCTTTACAAAAGAAACATATG GAATGATGCGAAAACAGTTAACGTCATTACAACGGCATGTTTCTGCAAAGTGACAAAg ATCGTTGTCGCAGGTCTTAAATTCTTCCTGGgcaaagatgaagatgaaaagaaCGACAGCGATTCAGACTCAGAG CCAGAGGGACCGACAACCCGAGATGTGATGGTGAAATACTCCACAGGCAGGAAAACCtccaaaaacaagaagaagatgGAAAAAGCAATGAAAGTTCTCAAG aaacacaagaaaaaggCTAAAGTAGAGGTGTTCAACTTTTCTGCTATTCACCTGATTCATGATCCTCAAG atttctcagagaaactCTTGAAACAGTTGGAAAGCTCTAAGGAGCGCTTCGAGGTGAAGATCATGATGATGGAGCTCATATCCAGACTGGTTGGAATCCATGAG ctcttcCTCTTTAATTTCTATCCCTTCGTCCAGAGGTTTCTTCAGCCTCATCAAAGAG AAGTGACAAAGATTCTGCTGTGTGCTGCCCAGGCGTCTCACCAGCTCGTTCCTCCTGAG GTCATTGAACCTGTCATCATGACCATCGCAAATAACTTTGTGACAGACAGAAACTCTGGGGAGGTCATGACTGTGGG TATTAATGCCATCAAGGAACTGACAGCTCGTTGTCCCCTCGCCATCAATGAAGATCTGCTGCAGGACCTGGCTCTGTACAAGAACCACAAAGACAAGA ATGTGATGATGTCTGCACGGGGACTGATCCAGCTCTTCAGGAATCTGGATCCACATATGTTGCTGAAGAAAGACAGG GGGAGACCCACAGAGGCGTCAACAGAGGCTAAAATCAGAGACTACGGAGAACTTGAATCTAAAGACTACATCCCTGGAGCTGAAGtcctggaggtggagggggaggcgaagaaagagggagaggaggacggag AAGGCTGGGAGAGTGCCAGTATaggtgatgaggatgaagacgGGGAGTGGGTGGACGTTCACCACTCGGCTGATGAAGACGCAGGAGAAATG GCGGAGAAGCTTCAGAGTATTCCggtggaggaaagaaaggcGAAGGCAGCTGCGGTCAGTGGCAGCAGGCTCCTCACGCAGGATGAGTTCAAGAAGATCCGTCTGGTGCAGATGGCCAAGGAGGTGAACAACGCGCCGGGCAAGGGCCAGAAGAGGAAGATCGTGACGAGTGACGATGAAGAGGACAACAG AGGGGAGCTGCTGACTTTGAGAAACATCGAGAAACTGCATAAAAAACCAAAATCAGACAAGGAAACACGTCTGGCAACAGCAATG GAGGGACGAAGCGACCGGAAGGATTTTGTGAGGAAGCATTCCAAACTGAACCCACACGCCAGCACCAGCAacaaggagaagaggaagaacaagaaCTTCATGATGATGAGACACAGTCAGAACGTTAGGACCAAGGGCAAACGCTCCTTCAGAGACCGACAGGTAACACAC AGAAATACTCTTT CAAACTGTGAGCCCGATGGCTCCTTTGTCTTCGAGGCTCACGAGGCTTGGAAGGACTTCCATAACTCCCTCAGGCACTTCTATGAAGTGGGGGAGCTCTGCGACGTCACGCTGAAG GTTGGCAGCAGGTTGATACCATGTCACAAGCTGGTGCTGGCTTGTGTCATCCCTTACTTCCG GGCCATGTTCCTGTCAGAGATGTCTGAGGCCAAACAGAATCTGATAGAGATCAAGGACTTTGATGGCGATGCCATCCAGGACCTGGTGCATTTCGCCTACTCCTCCAAGCTCACGTTAACAGTGGACAATGTCCAGCCACTGCTTTATGCTGCCTGCATCctacag GTGGAGTTGGTGGCGAGAGCTTGCTGTGAGTACATGAAGGCCCACTTCCACCCCACCAACTGCCTGGCAGTTCGGACTTTTGCCGAGAGCCACAATCGTGTGGACCTGATGGACATGGCCGACCGCTACGCCTGCGAGCATTTCATCGAGGTAGTGGAGTGTGAGGACTTCACATGTGTGTCTCCCCAGCACTTGCGCACATTATTGTCCTCGAGTGAGCTCAATATCCACTCAGAGACACAGGTGTATAACGCCGCAGTGAAATGGCTGAGAGCAAACCCACAGCACCACGAGGCCTGGCTGGACCAGATCATGTCTCAG GTGCGCCTCCCCCTGCTGCCTGTCGAATTCCTGACTGGAACTGTGGCGAAGGACGAGATGATCAAAGGTAACTTGAGTTGTCGTGACCTGATGGACGAAGCCAGGAACTACCACCTCCACCTCAGCAACAAGGTGGTGCCTGACTTTGAGTATTCGATCCACACCGTACCCCGGAAACACACTGCAG GGGTTTTGTTCTGTGTGGGTGGCCGGGGGGGCTCAGGGGATCCATTTCGCAGCATCGAGTGCTACTCCATCACTAAGAACAGCTGGTTCTTCGGCCCAGAAATGAACAGCAGACGACGTCACGTGGGTGTCATATCTGTCGGAG GCAAGGTCTATGCTGTTGGAGGCCATGATGGTAACGAGCACTTAGGCAACATGGAGATGTTCGACCCCCTCACCAACAAATGGATGATGAAAGCTTCGATGAACACTAAGAG GAGGGGTATCGCCCTGGCAGCCCTCGGTGGTCCCATCTACGCCATCGGAGGCCTGGACGACAACTCCTGCTTCAACGACGTGGAGCGTTACGACATCGAGAGTGACTGCTGGAGCGCCGTGGCCCCGATGAACACACCGAGAGGAGGGGTGGGATCTGTGGCGTTGGGG AGTTTTGTGTACGCGGTGGGAGGCAACGACGGCGTGGCGTCACTGTCCAGCGTGGAGCGCTTTAACCCTCACCtcaacaaatggacagaggtcAGCGAGATGGGCCAGCGGCGGGCTGGGAATGGAGTCAGCAAACTGAATGGCTGCCTCTATGTCGTGG GTGGTTTTGATGACAACTCCCCCCTGAGCTCCGTGGAGAGATTTGACCCTCGAATGCACCGCTGGGAGTACGTGTCTGAGCTGACAACCCCTCGCGGTGGGGTTGGGGTCGCCACCGTCATGGGGCGAGTGTTCGCAGTTGGGGGCCACAATGGGAACATCTACTTGAACACAGTGGAGGCGTTTGAGCCTCGAATGAACAG ATGGGAGCTGGTGGGCTCAGTGTCTCACTGCCGGGCCGGAGCCGGCGTGGCCGTCTGCTCATCTCACGTCAGCAAGATCAGGGACGTCGGCCAGGGCTCCAGCAACGTGGTCAACTGCATGTGA
- the LOC117771833 gene encoding kelch-like protein 8 isoform X2, with the protein MAPGDVVPDHAKQLKPKEKRPVNKAPKANCEPDGSFVFEAHEAWKDFHNSLRHFYEVGELCDVTLKVGSRLIPCHKLVLACVIPYFRAMFLSEMSEAKQNLIEIKDFDGDAIQDLVHFAYSSKLTLTVDNVQPLLYAACILQVELVARACCEYMKAHFHPTNCLAVRTFAESHNRVDLMDMADRYACEHFIEVVECEDFTCVSPQHLRTLLSSSELNIHSETQVYNAAVKWLRANPQHHEAWLDQIMSQVRLPLLPVEFLTGTVAKDEMIKGNLSCRDLMDEARNYHLHLSNKVVPDFEYSIHTVPRKHTAGVLFCVGGRGGSGDPFRSIECYSITKNSWFFGPEMNSRRRHVGVISVGGKVYAVGGHDGNEHLGNMEMFDPLTNKWMMKASMNTKRRGIALAALGGPIYAIGGLDDNSCFNDVERYDIESDCWSAVAPMNTPRGGVGSVALGSFVYAVGGNDGVASLSSVERFNPHLNKWTEVSEMGQRRAGNGVSKLNGCLYVVGGFDDNSPLSSVERFDPRMHRWEYVSELTTPRGGVGVATVMGRVFAVGGHNGNIYLNTVEAFEPRMNRWELVGSVSHCRAGAGVAVCSSHVSKIRDVGQGSSNVVNCM; encoded by the exons ATGGCACCAGGGGATGTGGTGCCAGACCATGCCAAGCAACTGAAGCCCAAGGAGAAGCGGCCAGTAAACAAGGCACCGAAAGCAAACTGTGAGCCCGATGGCTCCTTTGTCTTCGAGGCTCACGAGGCTTGGAAGGACTTCCATAACTCCCTCAGGCACTTCTATGAAGTGGGGGAGCTCTGCGACGTCACGCTGAAG GTTGGCAGCAGGTTGATACCATGTCACAAGCTGGTGCTGGCTTGTGTCATCCCTTACTTCCG GGCCATGTTCCTGTCAGAGATGTCTGAGGCCAAACAGAATCTGATAGAGATCAAGGACTTTGATGGCGATGCCATCCAGGACCTGGTGCATTTCGCCTACTCCTCCAAGCTCACGTTAACAGTGGACAATGTCCAGCCACTGCTTTATGCTGCCTGCATCctacag GTGGAGTTGGTGGCGAGAGCTTGCTGTGAGTACATGAAGGCCCACTTCCACCCCACCAACTGCCTGGCAGTTCGGACTTTTGCCGAGAGCCACAATCGTGTGGACCTGATGGACATGGCCGACCGCTACGCCTGCGAGCATTTCATCGAGGTAGTGGAGTGTGAGGACTTCACATGTGTGTCTCCCCAGCACTTGCGCACATTATTGTCCTCGAGTGAGCTCAATATCCACTCAGAGACACAGGTGTATAACGCCGCAGTGAAATGGCTGAGAGCAAACCCACAGCACCACGAGGCCTGGCTGGACCAGATCATGTCTCAG GTGCGCCTCCCCCTGCTGCCTGTCGAATTCCTGACTGGAACTGTGGCGAAGGACGAGATGATCAAAGGTAACTTGAGTTGTCGTGACCTGATGGACGAAGCCAGGAACTACCACCTCCACCTCAGCAACAAGGTGGTGCCTGACTTTGAGTATTCGATCCACACCGTACCCCGGAAACACACTGCAG GGGTTTTGTTCTGTGTGGGTGGCCGGGGGGGCTCAGGGGATCCATTTCGCAGCATCGAGTGCTACTCCATCACTAAGAACAGCTGGTTCTTCGGCCCAGAAATGAACAGCAGACGACGTCACGTGGGTGTCATATCTGTCGGAG GCAAGGTCTATGCTGTTGGAGGCCATGATGGTAACGAGCACTTAGGCAACATGGAGATGTTCGACCCCCTCACCAACAAATGGATGATGAAAGCTTCGATGAACACTAAGAG GAGGGGTATCGCCCTGGCAGCCCTCGGTGGTCCCATCTACGCCATCGGAGGCCTGGACGACAACTCCTGCTTCAACGACGTGGAGCGTTACGACATCGAGAGTGACTGCTGGAGCGCCGTGGCCCCGATGAACACACCGAGAGGAGGGGTGGGATCTGTGGCGTTGGGG AGTTTTGTGTACGCGGTGGGAGGCAACGACGGCGTGGCGTCACTGTCCAGCGTGGAGCGCTTTAACCCTCACCtcaacaaatggacagaggtcAGCGAGATGGGCCAGCGGCGGGCTGGGAATGGAGTCAGCAAACTGAATGGCTGCCTCTATGTCGTGG GTGGTTTTGATGACAACTCCCCCCTGAGCTCCGTGGAGAGATTTGACCCTCGAATGCACCGCTGGGAGTACGTGTCTGAGCTGACAACCCCTCGCGGTGGGGTTGGGGTCGCCACCGTCATGGGGCGAGTGTTCGCAGTTGGGGGCCACAATGGGAACATCTACTTGAACACAGTGGAGGCGTTTGAGCCTCGAATGAACAG ATGGGAGCTGGTGGGCTCAGTGTCTCACTGCCGGGCCGGAGCCGGCGTGGCCGTCTGCTCATCTCACGTCAGCAAGATCAGGGACGTCGGCCAGGGCTCCAGCAACGTGGTCAACTGCATGTGA
- the LOC117772198 gene encoding C-type mannose receptor 2, translating into MDGGQRRLLQLLSFAALFACARGQCQPGWREYESKCYFFSSDTKSWLDANAFCLEQNSNLMSIQDIHERLWVRTQISTDIYWFGLNDRVSEGVWEWSDGSPFIEYLSYWRDGQPDNWNDEDCGQVVGSGFGQWNDEDCSVARKYICKHLNPNPGPQCDLANGWRPYGSNCYKLKADTRKSWSAARHDCVQDGGDLLSITSAAEEQYVTGTLDPSRFDLWIGFSTLKCNKISCQVEVGNSQFTWTDANALPYTNWADGEPTVDTQSGSCAAIIKDASDDFGKWRSHVCRYERPYMCKRPLNTICPDGWSSFAGSCYWLVSNINLLTTWHDALTKCSDMGAHLLIIDSQEEQFYINGKLPDFHQVDIPDIWIGLSDKDQDGDFRWVDKSAVTFSNYGPGWPRNTAGVWDCGQIFTGRTQTLPALN; encoded by the exons ATGGACGGAGGACAAAGACGacttctgcagctgctcagcttCGCTGCTCTTTTTGCTTGTG CCCGTGGTCAGTGTCAGCCAGGCTGGAGGGAGTATGAGAGCAAATGTTATTTCTTCTCAAGTGACACAAAGTCCTGGTTGGACGCCAATGCATTTTGTCTGGAGCAGAACAGCAACTTGATGAGCATTCAGGACATTCATGAGagg CTGTGGGTGAGAACACAAATCAGCACAGACATCTACTGGTTTGGCCTGAATGACCGAGTCTCAGAGGGCGTCTGGGAGTGGAGCGATGGGAGTCCTTTCATTGAGTATCTATC ATACTGGAGGGATGGCCAGCCTGACAACTGGAACGATGAGGACTGTGGTCAAGTGGTCGGATCCGGCTTTGGACAATGGAACGATGAAGACTGCAGTGTGGCGAGGAAATACATCTGCAAGCACCTCAACC CCAATCCTGGGCCACAGTGTGACCTGGCCAACGGGTGGAGGCCGTACGGTTCCAACTGCTACAAGCTAAAGGCCGACACGAGGAAGAGCTGGTCGGCAGCCAGACACGACTGCGTGCAGGACGGAGGGGACCTGCTGTCCATCACCTCTGCAGCAGAAGAGCAGTACGTCACAGGGACACTGGACCCGTCACGGTTTGACCTCTGGATTGGGTTTTCCACACTG AAATGCAACAAGATTTCCTGTCAAGTTGAAGTGGGGAACAGCCAGTTCACCTGGACTGACGCTAATGCACTGCCGTACACAAACTGGGCTGACGGTGAACCTACAGT tgacacacagtCGGGCTCGTGTGCTGCAATAATCAAAGATGCGTCGGATGACTTTGGGAAGTGGCGGTCGCATGTGTGCAGATACGAGCGTCCGTACATGTGTAAACGACCCCTGAACA CCATCTGCCCCGATGGCTGGTCGAGCTTCGCCGGCTCTTGTTATTGGCTGGTCAGTAACATCAACCTCTTGACCACCTGGCACGACGCCCTCACCAAGTGCTCGGATATGGGGGCTCACCTGCTGATTATAGACAG TCAAGAAGAACAGTTCTACATAAACGGGAAACTTCCAGACTTCCACCAAGTGGACATCCCTGACATCTGGATCGGTTTATCAG ATAAAGACCAGGATGGAGATTTCAGATGGGTGGATAAATCCGCAGTTACTTTTTCTAACTATGGTCCCGGCTGGCCCAGAAACACTGCAGGTGTCTGGGACTGTGGACAGATCTTCACAGGTAGGACACAGACTCTTCCAGCTCTAAACTGA
- the LOC117771833 gene encoding protein SDA1 homolog isoform X1: protein MSGRQSNKLPNNLPQLQNLIKRDPQSYVEEFLQQFRHYQSNIQIFKLQPDKPNKELAELVMFLAQVSHCYLQQLSSFPQELSGLLLSYHTVLQPDLRMTFCKAMILLRNKNLIDPTCLLELFFELLRCHDKLLRKTLYTHIVVDIKNINAKHKNNKVNTTLQNFMYTMLRDSNPIAAKISLDVMAELYKRNIWNDAKTVNVITTACFCKVTKIVVAGLKFFLGKDEDEKNDSDSDSEPEGPTTRDVMVKYSTGRKTSKNKKKMEKAMKVLKKHKKKAKVEVFNFSAIHLIHDPQDFSEKLLKQLESSKERFEVKIMMMELISRLVGIHELFLFNFYPFVQRFLQPHQREVTKILLCAAQASHQLVPPEVIEPVIMTIANNFVTDRNSGEVMTVGINAIKELTARCPLAINEDLLQDLALYKNHKDKNVMMSARGLIQLFRNLDPHMLLKKDRGRPTEASTEAKIRDYGELESKDYIPGAEVLEVEGEAKKEGEEDGEGWESASIGDEDEDGEWVDVHHSADEDAGEMAEKLQSIPVEERKAKAAAVSGSRLLTQDEFKKIRLVQMAKEVNNAPGKGQKRKIVTSDDEEDNRGELLTLRNIEKLHKKPKSDKETRLATAMEGRSDRKDFVRKHSKLNPHASTSNKEKRKNKNFMMMRHSQNVRTKGKRSFRDRQIALRDALLKRKKQHH, encoded by the exons ATGTCTGGTCGACAGAGCAACAAACTGCCAAACAATTTGCCACAACTGCAGAACCTCATCAAACGGGACCCGCAGTCGTACGTAGAGGAG TTCCTCCAGCAGTTCCGACACTACCAGTCCAATATCCAAATCTTCAAGCTGCAGCCGGACAAACCCAACAAGGAGCTGGCGGAGCTCGTCATGTTTTTAGCTCAG GTCAGTCACTGCtacctgcagcagctgtccAGCTTCCCCCAGGAGCTGTCCGGGTTACTACTGAGCTACCACACAGTCCTGCAGCCTGACCTACGAATG ACCTTCTGCAAAGCCATGATTCTTCTGAGGAACAAGAATCTGATCGACCCCACTTGTCTCCTGGAGCTCTTCTTTGAGCTGCTGCGATGTCACGACAAGCTGCTGAGGAAG acactgtacacacacattgttgttgatatcaaaaacatcaacgcaaagcacaaaaacaacaaggtcAACACA ACGTTACAGAACTTCATGTACACCATGCTGAGAGACAGTAATCCCATTGCAGCGAAGATCTCTTTAGATGTGATGGCGGAGCTTTACAAAAGAAACATATG GAATGATGCGAAAACAGTTAACGTCATTACAACGGCATGTTTCTGCAAAGTGACAAAg ATCGTTGTCGCAGGTCTTAAATTCTTCCTGGgcaaagatgaagatgaaaagaaCGACAGCGATTCAGACTCAGAG CCAGAGGGACCGACAACCCGAGATGTGATGGTGAAATACTCCACAGGCAGGAAAACCtccaaaaacaagaagaagatgGAAAAAGCAATGAAAGTTCTCAAG aaacacaagaaaaaggCTAAAGTAGAGGTGTTCAACTTTTCTGCTATTCACCTGATTCATGATCCTCAAG atttctcagagaaactCTTGAAACAGTTGGAAAGCTCTAAGGAGCGCTTCGAGGTGAAGATCATGATGATGGAGCTCATATCCAGACTGGTTGGAATCCATGAG ctcttcCTCTTTAATTTCTATCCCTTCGTCCAGAGGTTTCTTCAGCCTCATCAAAGAG AAGTGACAAAGATTCTGCTGTGTGCTGCCCAGGCGTCTCACCAGCTCGTTCCTCCTGAG GTCATTGAACCTGTCATCATGACCATCGCAAATAACTTTGTGACAGACAGAAACTCTGGGGAGGTCATGACTGTGGG TATTAATGCCATCAAGGAACTGACAGCTCGTTGTCCCCTCGCCATCAATGAAGATCTGCTGCAGGACCTGGCTCTGTACAAGAACCACAAAGACAAGA ATGTGATGATGTCTGCACGGGGACTGATCCAGCTCTTCAGGAATCTGGATCCACATATGTTGCTGAAGAAAGACAGG GGGAGACCCACAGAGGCGTCAACAGAGGCTAAAATCAGAGACTACGGAGAACTTGAATCTAAAGACTACATCCCTGGAGCTGAAGtcctggaggtggagggggaggcgaagaaagagggagaggaggacggag AAGGCTGGGAGAGTGCCAGTATaggtgatgaggatgaagacgGGGAGTGGGTGGACGTTCACCACTCGGCTGATGAAGACGCAGGAGAAATG GCGGAGAAGCTTCAGAGTATTCCggtggaggaaagaaaggcGAAGGCAGCTGCGGTCAGTGGCAGCAGGCTCCTCACGCAGGATGAGTTCAAGAAGATCCGTCTGGTGCAGATGGCCAAGGAGGTGAACAACGCGCCGGGCAAGGGCCAGAAGAGGAAGATCGTGACGAGTGACGATGAAGAGGACAACAG AGGGGAGCTGCTGACTTTGAGAAACATCGAGAAACTGCATAAAAAACCAAAATCAGACAAGGAAACACGTCTGGCAACAGCAATG GAGGGACGAAGCGACCGGAAGGATTTTGTGAGGAAGCATTCCAAACTGAACCCACACGCCAGCACCAGCAacaaggagaagaggaagaacaagaaCTTCATGATGATGAGACACAGTCAGAACGTTAGGACCAAGGGCAAACGCTCCTTCAGAGACCGACAG atcGCTCTACGAGATGCTCtcctgaagaggaagaagcagcacCATTAG